Below is a genomic region from Hylemonella gracilis.
GATTCCTTCGAGTCGGACTCCGACTTCAAGCAGGTCATTGGCCGCATCAATCCGGTCGGCAAGGTGCCGGTGCTGACCGATGATGGGCTGGTCATCTGGGACACTTTGGCCATTGCCGAATATCTGGCCGAATCTTTCCCCGAGCACAAGCTCTGGCCGCAAGAGCGGGCGCGTCGTGCCCGCGCACGCAGCGTCTGTGCCGAGATGCATGCCGGTTTCATGGCCTTGCGCGGCCACTGCAGCATGAACATTGAGGCCGATCTGTCCGAGGCGGGCGCGCGCATCTGGCACGAACAGCCCGCGGTGCGCGCGGATGTGGCTCGGATCACGCAGATGTGGCGCGAATTGCTGCGCGAGAGCGGTCGGCAGGAGATGCTCTTCGGCGACTTCTCGATCGCCGACGCGTACTTCGCGCCGGTCTGCACCCGCCTGAAGACCTATGCCTTGCCGGTGCCCGAAGACATCGCGGACTACATTGCGCGTGTCCATGCCCAGCCGGGAGTGCGGGCATGGGTCGCGGATGCGCTGGCGGAGCGGGATTTCATCCCGTTCGAGGAGCCTTACCGGCAAGTCCCGGCCTGACGCCAGGCGGGCGGGCGCTGGGCCGGGCCGATGCGGCAGCCCTCAGCGTGGTTTGCGCGCCTGGCTGGCGCCCCACTTGGGTGCGTAGGCCGTTACTTCGCCGAGACGGCGCGTCAGTTCGATACCAGTCGCGGTGAGCAGGTAGCCTTCGTTGTCGTGATGCAGCAGCCCGCTGGCCCGCAGTTCCTTTAGCCGCGTGTTCAGTGTGTTCGGCGTGATGCCCCCCACGCTGTCCTGCAGCAGGCGGAAGGTCTGGGCATGGCCGTCGCGCAAGGCCCAGAGCACGCGCATCGCGTAACGGGATTCGAGCAGAGCCAGCAGCTGGCTCATGGCGGCGCTTTCCTTCGCGCCCACGTCCCTGGCGCCGAACTTGCCGCCGGCACCGAGGGTGTTTTTTGCTGTGCCGGTCATGGGGAAAGCTGCGCGGGGAAACGGCCATGGCCGTGGCCGAGGCAGTGCAAAGGGACGCGCAATATAGCGCAGTTTCCCGCGTGCTACAACATTCATAGCTGACAGAAGTTGGCAAGCGTGCGAAAAGCACGGCGCGCGCCGATTTGCGCCGTCGGCCCCGGGTTCAGAGGTAGATTTTTTCCAGCAGGCGCAATAGCGCGCGGCGTTCCGCCGTGCTCAGGCGCGCGGTGACCTGGGCATCGTTCTGGCTGGCCGCGCGTTCGGCCTTGCGCACGAGCGCGCGACCGGCGACGGTGAGGTGCAGACCCATGGCGCGACCATCGTGGGGATGCGGGCGGCGTTCGATGAGGCCGCGCTTCTTCTCGTGTTGCTGCAGCATGCCCACCAGGTTCGGCGGCTGGATGCCAAGCGCGCCACAGAGCTGACGCGACGTGATGCCGGGGTTGTGGTGGATCAGCGAGAGCACGGAGAACTCGACCGGGCGGAGTTCATAGGCCGCCATGCGCGGCAGGAAACTGGCGATGGCCGCGAGCGAGACGCGTCGCGCGCCATAGCCAATCAGGGTTTGCAGGAAGCTGGCATCGACCTGGTCAATCGCCGGCTCAGGCGCCGCCTCGTCCTCGCGTTGCTTGGCGACGGGCGCAGTCTTGCGCGCGGCGGAGCGGGCAGGACGGCGGATTGCTGGCGACGAGGGGGGAGAGGAAGACATCAAGGCGCGGTGAATGAAAATCGCCCCGGCGGGCGCGCGGCGCAGCCGGGGCGTAAACCGTCAAGATCAGGATTCTGCGGTGAAGCCGACCTTCTTGACCAGCGGAGCCCAACGCTTGAACTCCGATTCCAGCGAGGCACGCATGGCCTGGGGCGTGCTGCCCGCCGTCACCAGGCCGATGGCAGCCAGACCGTCGATCACGGCCTTGTCCTTCAACGCGGCCTGGATGGCCGCGTTCGCTGTATTGATGACGCTCGTGGGTGTCTTGGCCGGCGCAAAGAAGCCAAACCATTCCTCGGCAACGATCTCTGGATAGCCCAGTTCGGCGAAGGTGGGCGCATCGGGTTCGGCGACGCGCTTGGGCGCCGAGACGGCCAGGATGCGCAGCCGGCCGCTCTTGGCGTGGGCCAGCGAATCACCCGTGGGCGTGACGCAAGCGGCGATCTGCCCGCCCACCGTGTCATTCACGGCTGGCAGGGAGCCGCGGAAGGGCACGTGCTGGAAGGTGATGCCGGCGTTGACGCCGAACAGCGAACCGACAAAGTGCGGCATGGAACCCGCGCCGGGCGAGCCGAAGCTGGACTTTTCGGGGTTGGCCTTGGCCCAGGCCACGAAATCCTTGAGTGTCTTGACACTGTCGGGCACCATGGGGCCGACGGCCAGCGCGAAGATCATCTGCGCGCCGATGGAGATGGGTGCGAAATCCGCCATCGTGTAGTTCATCTTGGTGTACACGTGCGGGTAGATCGTGAGCGCCGAGGCTTGCGCCAGCGTGAGCACGGAACCATCGGCGGGCGAACTTTTCAGAGTTTCCAGCACGATGCGGCCGCCCGCGCCGGGCTTGTTCTCCACCACGGCATTGGTCTGGGCGTAGGGCGTGCCGCCCAGCTTGTCGGCCACGCGGCGAGCCAGGCTGTCGCCCGCGCTGCCGGCGGGGAAGCCGTAATAGATCTTGGGCTGGGCCACCTGCGCGAACGCGGGCAGCGATTGCAGGGCCGCCAGCGCGGCGCCGCCGCCCAGGGCCAGATTGAAATGACGTCGATTCAGGTTCATGGTTTGTCTCCTAGTGTGAAGTTATCGAGGGGCGGAAAAAGCTTCCGACGCCGGGCAGCTGGTGCTGCCCGTGCCCCGGGTCGGTTCTATCGTGGCGCCATCCGCAGCGCGCCGTCGAGTCGGATCACTTCGCCGTTGAGGTGGCCATTGGTCACGACATGGCAGGCCAGGCGCGCGAACTCCTCGGGCTGACCCAGGCGCTTGGGGAAGGGAATGGACGCCGCGAGCGATTGTTGCACTTCCTCCGGCAACTCCTTCACCAGGGGCGTGGCGAACAGACCGGGGGCGATGGTGCAGACCCGGATGGCGTGCTGGGCCAAGTCGCGCGCCATGGGCAGGGTCATGCCGACGATGCCGCCCTTGGAGGCGCTGTAGGCCTGCTGGCCGACCTGACCATCGTAGGCCGCGATCGAGGCCGTGAACATCATCACCCCGCGTTCGCCATCGTCCAGCAGGGGCAGCTTGGCGCAGGCGGCGGCGAACAAGCGGCTGACGTTGTAGCTGCCGATCAGGTTGATGTTCACCACGCGGGCGAAGTCTTCCAGCGGCGCGGGGTTGCCGTCCTTGCCGACGATGCGCTTGGCCGAGCCGATGCCCGCGATGTTCATCAGGATGCGGGCAGGGCCGTGCGCCGCCTCGGCCTTGGCGATCGCCGCGCCCACGCTGTCGGGGCTCGTGATGTCGCAGACCTGGAAGAGGCCCCCGATCTCAGTCGCCACCTTCGCGCCGGCGATGGCGTTCACGTCCAATACGGTCACCTTGGCGCCCAGTCGGGCCAGTTCGCGCGCCGTCGCTTCACCGAGGCCAGAGGCGCCACCGGTCACGAGCGCGGCTTGTCCTTCAATCTTCATGGTCGTCTCCTGGTGTTGCGTGCGTCGTCACTCGGGTTTGAGGATGCCAGGGGCCAGATCGTCGTGCAGGGCCTGCACCAGCGCGTCGCGGTGCTTGAGCACGGCGCGCTGGTTGATCGAGCCCTTGTCGGTGACTTCGCCCTTGTCGATGGAGGGCGGCTCGTCCAGCAGCAGGGCGCGTGCGATGCGGTTGGCGCTGCCGGTGGCGCCACGCGCCAGTTCGTTGACCACGGCCTGCATGCGTTGACGCACGGGGCTGCTGGCCAGCACCTCGCTCATCGGCGCGTCGGGCCCCAGCCCACTGACCGCGCGGCAGGCCGGCGAGGGGAAGATCAGCGCGCCGACTTCCTTGCGGTTCAGGCCGGTCAAGACCACGTCTTGCACCAGGGGCGCGCCGGTCACGATGACCTTGGCGCGCAGCGGACCCACGCTCACGAAGGTGCCCGTGGCGAGCTTGAAGTCCTCGGCTATGCGGCCGTCGAATTTCAGGCCGCGGTGCAGGTCCTGCCCGTCGATCCATTGCACGGCGTCGCCGGTGCAGAGGTAGCCTTCTTCGTCGAAGGCCTCGCGCGTGGCGGCCTCGGAGCGCCAGTAGCCCGGCGTCACGTTGGGGCCGCGATAGCGCACCTCGATCTTGCCGTCCACTTCCACCAGCTTGAGCGTCATGCCCGGCACCGGCACGCCGATGTCACCGGCCTTCACGTCCGGGCTGTTGACGAACATGGCCGAGGGCGCGGACTCCGTCATGCCCAGACCGGTGGCCATCACGATGCGTTCGCTGATCTCGGCCTCGGCCGTGGCGTGCAGGCTGTCCCAGACCGGCTGGGCCAGACCCGCGCCCGAGTAGAAGAACATCTTCACGCGCGACAGCAGCGTCTTGCGCAACGCCGCGTCGGTCTTCATGGCCTGGGCGATCATTTCGAAACCCGTGGGCACGTTGAAGTACACGGTGGGCGCGACCTCGCGCAGGTTGCGCAGGGTCTCGGCGATCCCGGCTGCCGTGGGT
It encodes:
- a CDS encoding glutathione S-transferase family protein, whose protein sequence is MLKLYIGNKNYSSWSMRPWVLLRQAGIPFEEVKVRFDSFESDSDFKQVIGRINPVGKVPVLTDDGLVIWDTLAIAEYLAESFPEHKLWPQERARRARARSVCAEMHAGFMALRGHCSMNIEADLSEAGARIWHEQPAVRADVARITQMWRELLRESGRQEMLFGDFSIADAYFAPVCTRLKTYALPVPEDIADYIARVHAQPGVRAWVADALAERDFIPFEEPYRQVPA
- a CDS encoding winged helix-turn-helix transcriptional regulator, with the translated sequence MTGTAKNTLGAGGKFGARDVGAKESAAMSQLLALLESRYAMRVLWALRDGHAQTFRLLQDSVGGITPNTLNTRLKELRASGLLHHDNEGYLLTATGIELTRRLGEVTAYAPKWGASQARKPR
- a CDS encoding MarR family winged helix-turn-helix transcriptional regulator, whose protein sequence is MSSSPPSSPAIRRPARSAARKTAPVAKQREDEAAPEPAIDQVDASFLQTLIGYGARRVSLAAIASFLPRMAAYELRPVEFSVLSLIHHNPGITSRQLCGALGIQPPNLVGMLQQHEKKRGLIERRPHPHDGRAMGLHLTVAGRALVRKAERAASQNDAQVTARLSTAERRALLRLLEKIYL
- a CDS encoding Bug family tripartite tricarboxylate transporter substrate binding protein, translating into MNLNRRHFNLALGGGAALAALQSLPAFAQVAQPKIYYGFPAGSAGDSLARRVADKLGGTPYAQTNAVVENKPGAGGRIVLETLKSSPADGSVLTLAQASALTIYPHVYTKMNYTMADFAPISIGAQMIFALAVGPMVPDSVKTLKDFVAWAKANPEKSSFGSPGAGSMPHFVGSLFGVNAGITFQHVPFRGSLPAVNDTVGGQIAACVTPTGDSLAHAKSGRLRILAVSAPKRVAEPDAPTFAELGYPEIVAEEWFGFFAPAKTPTSVINTANAAIQAALKDKAVIDGLAAIGLVTAGSTPQAMRASLESEFKRWAPLVKKVGFTAES
- a CDS encoding SDR family NAD(P)-dependent oxidoreductase; its protein translation is MKIEGQAALVTGGASGLGEATARELARLGAKVTVLDVNAIAGAKVATEIGGLFQVCDITSPDSVGAAIAKAEAAHGPARILMNIAGIGSAKRIVGKDGNPAPLEDFARVVNINLIGSYNVSRLFAAACAKLPLLDDGERGVMMFTASIAAYDGQVGQQAYSASKGGIVGMTLPMARDLAQHAIRVCTIAPGLFATPLVKELPEEVQQSLAASIPFPKRLGQPEEFARLACHVVTNGHLNGEVIRLDGALRMAPR
- a CDS encoding feruloyl-CoA synthase gives rise to the protein MSTQARYRSVRFGVTRVKVREGQDSQGRAVRYVDAELPLGPYARRLSDHLLHWAEAAPDRTFFARREQLADGKTGDWIRVSYAQALGGARRVGQALLDLGLSAERPVMILSENTLEHALMSLACIYAGIPYCPVSPAYATVSQDYDKLRHVMDTLTPGLVFAADGARYGKAIQATVGKNVDVVLAQGKIEGRKTTTLQSLHDTLPRTSGKGAVDVAMHAVRPDTIAKFLFTSGSTKMPKPVINTHRMWCANLQQITLSLPALAEEAPIFVDWLPWNHTFGGNHNVGLTLMHGGTLYIDDGKPTAAGIAETLRNLREVAPTVYFNVPTGFEMIAQAMKTDAALRKTLLSRVKMFFYSGAGLAQPVWDSLHATAEAEISERIVMATGLGMTESAPSAMFVNSPDVKAGDIGVPVPGMTLKLVEVDGKIEVRYRGPNVTPGYWRSEAATREAFDEEGYLCTGDAVQWIDGQDLHRGLKFDGRIAEDFKLATGTFVSVGPLRAKVIVTGAPLVQDVVLTGLNRKEVGALIFPSPACRAVSGLGPDAPMSEVLASSPVRQRMQAVVNELARGATGSANRIARALLLDEPPSIDKGEVTDKGSINQRAVLKHRDALVQALHDDLAPGILKPE